The nucleotide window TTCATCACTTGATTCAAGAAAATCTGTTAGATTTATAACAGAAGTTGCATGGCAAGCACATTTTATTCAAAATATGTTTATTGTACCTCAAACTCAAGAAGAATTAGATAATTTTAAACCAGATTTTACAATTTATAATTCTTGTAAAACTGTTGATATGGCATATGCAAGTCATGGTTTACATTCGGAAGTTTATGTAATATTTAATGTAGAAGAAAATACAGCAATTATTGGTGGAACTTGGTATGCAGGTGAAATGAAAAAAGGTGTATTTTCAATGATGAATTATTGGCTTCCTCTAGAAGGAAAATTACCAATGCATTGTTCTGCAAATATCGGTAAAGATGGTGATACAGCTTTATTTTTTGGATTATCAGGAACAGGAAAAACAACACTTTCAACAGATCCTAATAGAGCTTTAATTGGTGATGATGAACATGGTTGGGATGATGAAGGTATCTTCAACTTTGAAGGTGGTTGTTATGCAAAAGTTATAAATCTTGATAAATCTAGTGAACCTGAAATTTTTAATGCAATTAAAAAAGGTGCTATTTTAGAAAATGTTGTAGCTGATGCAAATGGAGTTGTTGATTATACAGACGGTTCAAAAACTGAAAACACAAGAGTTTCTTATCCATTAGACCATATTCTTAATCATACTCCTGATATGAGAGGTGGTCATCCAAAAAATATAATTTTCTTATGTGCTGATGCATTTGGTGTTTTACCTCCTGTTGCAAAACTCGATAAACAACAAGCAATGTACTACTTTTTAAGTGGTTATACTGCAAAAGTTGCTGGAACAGAAAGAGGAATTACAGAACCAATTGCAACATTTTCTTCTTGTTTTGGAGAAGCATTCTTACCTTTAAATCCTACTGTTTATGCTGAACTTTTAGGTAAAAAAATAGATAAACACAATGTTAATGTATATTTAGTAAATACTGGATGGACAGGTGGTCCATATGGTGTAGGAAAAAGAATGAGTATTAAAAATACAAGAGCTTGTATTAATGCTATTTTAGATGGTTCAATTAATACTTCAGAATTTGAAACATTATCAGTATTTAACTTAGCTATTCCAAAAACATTAAAAGGAGTTGATACAGAAGTATTAAATCCTAGAAATACTTGGGAAGATAAAGTTTCTTATGATGAAACTAAAAAGAAATTAGCTTCAATGTATATAGCTAACTTTAAGAAATACTTAACTTTAGAAAGTGAATATGATTTCACAGCTGCAGGACCAGTTTTATAAGATATAATTCTCCCATAAAAAATTTTATTAGTTAAAGAGTGGTTTTTCCACTCTTTTTTTTAATATAAAAATAGGAGAATACTATGGAATTAACTGTTTTTTTAGAAAATATAAAAAAAAATCAAGAAGAAGTTGTTTATTTTTGTTGTAATCATGTTTTATCAAAAAAATTTGATATAGCTAAAGATAATTTAGATGAAATAACTCTTAAAAATTTATTTATTAATTATGAAAGCTTTACAAAATCATTAAATGATAGTGCTGGAATAATTTATAAAAAATATGAGGCAGAACTTGATGATGTCTACAAAGAGATTTGTAATCTTTTTAATGAAGATTTTGATAATGCTTATTTATTTAACTATCGGCTAACAAGAGTAAAAAATCAAGAAGCAAGACAATTTTTAGATATTGAAGATAAAGATACTCAAGAAACAGTTATTCAAAAATTTGAAGATAAAATAAATACTATTTTGGAATCAAAGTATTATAGAGAAAATAAAGAAAAATTATCAGAAAATTTAATTATTCCCCAAAAAACTTTAGAATTGATAAAATCAGTAGCAGGGATGTACTAAATAGAGTGTTTTTTTAACACTCTATTTGTATTTCTTCAATTATTTCTAAACCAAAACCTTGTAATCCAACAAAAGAGTGTTTTCCTCCACTCGTCATAAGTTTAATTTGTTTTATATTTAAAGAATTTAAAATCTGAGCCCCTATTCCATAATCTTTTTGTGATTCTTTTTTCTTCATTTCATCACTTAAAAAAATAAGAACTCCTCCTTTTGATTGTAAAAAGTTTATAGTTTTTAATATCGAGTGTAATTTTTCATCATTTAGAAATAAATTTATATCAGGTAAAATAGTATGAAATTTTATATGGCTTATTGATTTAATTTCACCAAATATTATTGCTGTATGAATATTCCCTAAATGGTCTTTAAATTCTTTTCTTATTACATTTGTTGAAAAAAAGTTTCTATTCTCACTAGAAATTTCTTCTACAAGTTTTTCATGAGATAATCTATATTCAACCAAATCTGAAATATAAATTTGTTTTAGATTATGTTTTAATGCAAAAATATCTAAATCATCTCGTCTTGCCATTGTTCCATCTTCTTTCATAATTTCACAAATAACAGCTTCACCATTTAAACCAGCTAATTTACATAAATCGATACTACCTTCTGTATGTCCTGTCCTAACTAAGACTCCTCCATCTTTTGCAATTAATGGGAAAATATGCCCTGGTCGAACTAATTCTAAAGGATTAGAAATAGGATTTGATAATATTTTTATAGTATCATCTCTTTCTTTAGCGCTAAT belongs to Arcobacter defluvii and includes:
- a CDS encoding bifunctional 3,4-dihydroxy-2-butanone 4-phosphate synthase/GTP cyclohydrolase II — encoded protein: MNAIQRVQEAIKEIQKGNMVIMLDDEDRENEGDLVYAAPLSTPEKVNFMATHAKGLICVSVTKETANRLQLNPMVSSNTSSYETAFTVSVDAADASTGISAKERDDTIKILSNPISNPLELVRPGHIFPLIAKDGGVLVRTGHTEGSIDLCKLAGLNGEAVICEIMKEDGTMARRDDLDIFALKHNLKQIYISDLVEYRLSHEKLVEEISSENRNFFSTNVIRKEFKDHLGNIHTAIIFGEIKSISHIKFHTILPDINLFLNDEKLHSILKTINFLQSKGGVLIFLSDEMKKKESQKDYGIGAQILNSLNIKQIKLMTSGGKHSFVGLQGFGLEIIEEIQIEC
- the pckA gene encoding phosphoenolpyruvate carboxykinase (ATP), with amino-acid sequence MSEIKDSLGLENVGIIKRNLDVDSLIQFAVENEGAKISSTGALMIDTGIFTGRSPKDKFFVNQDPSNKYIAWGDINHKVSKEVYEDLLKNSKKQLSNKDIFVTDVYCGSSLDSRKSVRFITEVAWQAHFIQNMFIVPQTQEELDNFKPDFTIYNSCKTVDMAYASHGLHSEVYVIFNVEENTAIIGGTWYAGEMKKGVFSMMNYWLPLEGKLPMHCSANIGKDGDTALFFGLSGTGKTTLSTDPNRALIGDDEHGWDDEGIFNFEGGCYAKVINLDKSSEPEIFNAIKKGAILENVVADANGVVDYTDGSKTENTRVSYPLDHILNHTPDMRGGHPKNIIFLCADAFGVLPPVAKLDKQQAMYYFLSGYTAKVAGTERGITEPIATFSSCFGEAFLPLNPTVYAELLGKKIDKHNVNVYLVNTGWTGGPYGVGKRMSIKNTRACINAILDGSINTSEFETLSVFNLAIPKTLKGVDTEVLNPRNTWEDKVSYDETKKKLASMYIANFKKYLTLESEYDFTAAGPVL